DNA from Musa acuminata AAA Group cultivar baxijiao chromosome BXJ1-5, Cavendish_Baxijiao_AAA, whole genome shotgun sequence:
CGGTGGCACTGTGACTAGGCTTGTGGAGTTGGACATTGGAGCTGAGTTAATGCCAAGCGACGACAGTGGCCGGGGGGACCTCAATAGATGCCATTATGAATTTCTGCAAGCATCCATGACTGCGATCTGTTGTTTAATCCTGTTGAAAGCTGGTAGCTTGTGGAGGAGGGAGGTGAGAGTAGGAGGGCCCTCGATGCAGTGTATTCTGCTTTCTAGGCGGCGGTGGGGAGGTGGTCCAGCCATGGGAGGGGCTGTAAGATCATGGACTCTGATCTGCAGATCTTATTCCTTAGTGTATGTAACAAAGATCAAACAGTGCCTTATTCCTTGGAATCTTAGACTATAACAAAGCCTCAATGTATGGTGAGAGGTGTAGCTGGAGAAGTGTTTTGGAAGTGATGGATACTTCTCGCCAGCTTTGAAAACTCCAAGCTTCTCTTTCGGTGCCAATGATAGAAGTTGATATTTGGCTTTCTCTTTTGATGGATTTGTCAAGATTCTTAGTGGCCCAAAATTTCTTACTCCAAGTAGAAATTGGTGACAGTAGCTCTCCTCCAATAAACAACCTTGAGAAATCTTTTACTGGTAACAAAAGAGAGTGTTTGGATGATCCACTCACTGGTGGATTGATTGCTTTTGAAGAAAGTTAGAAGAGATGGGggagatgcattgaacttggagaTCCCATGATTAATGTTTCTCACTTCATGTCATCTTGTGAGAATGACATCCACTGTCCATCTGATTCATTGCTGTGGTTTCTCTTGTAACCTCAGTGGCATTTTGGCCTCAGAAATATACTTGACTATTAGGTCCTGCTTAATCTTACTGCAAAAATATCAACCGCTATAGATTGATGGCAGCCAAATTATTACACAGTGCACTGTTCTTCATCAAGACACCATGAGAATGCTTCAATATTTTTTTGTCATTTGCCATTTGGTTGTGAGGTTGGGAAGAGACATCCTGACATCAAGCACATCAATCAGCTTCAACTAAGTTGACTATAGGCTCAGCTTGTTCTTATTGGATGAAGATATCTATTGAACCAATCATTTGCTAATGGATCCCTATCTTGAGAACAAACAACAATCAAAAGATAAAAAGTTTGCTCTAATTTCAAAAGGTTAATGGGAATCATCTGTGCTCCACTTCATGAGAACTCACCAGCTAAAAACTCCAGCTTTCAGAACCTCTGTTATGTCTTAAATGTCTCCTCCTTTTGAACTGCCATGTGCATCATCTGAATGAACCAGACAATTacaatcatcttcttcttctgcagcAGATGTATTCCCAGCTTCCGCAGTTCTCTACCCAGTTTTTAGGTCTATACCGATTGAACATATTCTTTCTCGAGCGTGGAATAAAGTGAGCCCACTGGGAATGCATGGCCATCATTGTAGCATGGAATCATTCCATAGCCTGCAGTTTCTTACCTTGCACAACGAAGATACTTCAGTTTCAGGCTGCGAGTCTGATTTGTCCTCCACGGCAGAAACATCATAGGGAACCACAGGAATTGCCTCCTCCAACATCTGCAGTTGAAATGAGAGAGAAAAGATCGATGGATCAGGTGATCACCAACTGTTCGATCTCCTCCCACGCCGTGTGTGTTGATTCCTTTATCCTGTTCCTCTCGACCTGCATCGGGTGAGGGTCTCGAGGATGAAGATGAGAAGACTAATTACCGGTATGCACGAGGCTGACGTGGACTCAAGCAGGTCCATTGCGGTGGGACCCACACCTCGTGGGCCCGCACGTCAGGCATTTGGAAGGCGGCGACAACCCTTGGGAAGTTTCAGGGCTGACCAAGTAATGCGAAGGTGATAATAATTCGCGGTGCACGACTCTTACCCATCACCGATGTGTACGAACTCTGTGACTATAAGTGTCATGGGTCCCCCTGTGAACATGGAAGGTATATTAGACGAGTTACGATGTGATGGGTAATAAAACAACCTAGGGCAAGGGAACAAAACCAGCGACAAAAGAAGGCTCGAGGTTTAAACCTCATATCCGTTGGGGGCGCTTCTTGTTCTTCCTCTTCGTCCTCGATCGGAGAGCGCAGAAGGGCACGAGAGGGGAGCGGTAGACCAGACGATGAAGAGCCACCGAGGGAAATCGGCGGCGAGGAAGCCTCTCCGCGACGTATCCAACGCCGCCAACGCCCTCCCATCGCGTAAGAAGAGCAGGGCCAAGGACGGGGCCGACGGCGCCCTcgatcgcctcctcctcctccggtccGACCTCTCCAGTCTCGTCAGCCAGGTACGTCGATTGGAAACCCTAGATTGGCATCCGCTTCGGAATCAAAACCTTAGGGTTTAAATGGGACTCTAGTATGGCGTCTTTGAGCATTAGAACAATTTGCTACCATCCTGCCAAAGATTTCGACTTTCAAGTCATTCTTTATGTTTGGTTATTATGATTTGGATTCTTGACACTTTTCTTGTGTTCTTGTATTGCTTTGGTTCCTGAGCAATGAGAAATACGGTGTGCTTGGCTTCCCACCTATCCTGTTGATTGGGTGGTGGGAGGGTTCTGGATTTGATGTTATGTACTTTCTTCATCCTCAATGGTGTACAGTATTTTGTTTGTACATTTGCTCAGCTTTGAATCGCCGATATAATCTTATTCAAAAACGACAACTTATTGTCTAAGTAGTAGATGCACATTATTTTGTATGGTCTATGCAATACCTGACAAAAGTTGGGTTATTGCGACTTGTTATAGTTGTTGTTCTATTGTATATCTGATATATTGGCATTTAGAATGGTCATGTCTGGTTCCCTGGCTGTGGATTTTGCATTTGCATTCTTTTTTGCAGGTAATGTTCAAAATGTTCTATTTTTTGGTACTTAAGTGATATGCAGCTCGTCATTGATAATTTTTGCAGATTGATGAATTAATTGCtcaagctatggagaacagaacaATAAGCAAGAAAGCAAGCCAAGATATTGATTCCTTCAGAAGTATATTATCTGACATTCATTTCTCTTTGAAGGTATGTGTTAAATTTGGTTTGATTGCTGATCTGAAGTTTATCACCTAATTGTATTGGTTGTCGCCGAGGAACTTACATTTCTGAGAACATTGAAGTAGATTGGATCTACCTTTCAAAACTGGAGAAGGTACGATTTATGCATCATATTGCCACTTATGGTTTATTTGCTCTTATGCAGCCATGGTTCTCAAGACTACGGCAATCATTTGACACTTCTTTAACAGCCACTGAAAACAAGCTCAAGTCTTTAGATACCAATCCTGTTCCTGGTGCAGTGAGAGATAGAGATGCTGCTGCAAGCAGAAGAAATGAACCTGAGCTCAACCTGATAGTTTCTTCTTCACCTCTTGTCTCTTGGCGTGCCGGCACCTGTACTGTTGATTGTGGAAGACAACTATTTCTGCTAACACCATTACCCAAAGGCAAACCATCTGTGTCTAAATGCCCTGGATCATCCAAACATATGGCAGGAGTATTCACAGAGAAAGAGCAATCTGGTCGTCATAAGTTACCTCCATTTTCAGTTAATGTTGGTAATGCTTGCCGCGATCTGATCGAACGAGTGGAAGAAAAACACGAACCAACTGGTTTGTCAAATGCTCATTCTTTTGGACAAATGAGTGGTGCATTGGATTCTGGATCTGCTTCTCCTTTGAGTCTTTCAAATCAGAAAAACAGGGAAAACGAGATAACTTTGCGCTTACCAAAGAGTTCTGGAATGCTTGATCCAATCTCTGAGCCAAGTCAGCAGGATGGAGTACCTGAGGATGACAATGATGCTGAAGTTTCAGATAGCTTGTCTATGACGTGCCAGGAGCTATTTGGTATGCAGGCTGCTCCTGTATCCATGAGTCGGAGGAAGAAAGTTGATGGAACTCTTAATTGGTTCTTATCACCCCCCAGGACTTGTATTCTGCTGGAACCATCAGATGAGAAGCCGCTTCCAACCCCTGCGAACAGCCAGCTCTCACTTGCCACTCCTATCTGTAAGAATTTGGATAGCACCCATGAAGAGCTGCCTGGAGAAACCACACTCAAGAGAGAGCTTTGGACCAGATTCGAGGCTGCATCCTCGAACCATCTACACCTCGATGTTTCTGTTTTCCAAGACACAAGAAGAAAAGGTTTTCTCGACATGCTTGAAGAGGTTTCTGGGAAGACATCTGAATTCAGATTCTAGAGTAGATTGACAACAGAAAATCGTAACCAGCTGCTAAATTGTGTTCCTCTAGTTGGGTTCTCTATACTTTTTTGATTAATTCCATATATCATGTAACCCGTTGAAGCAGCAGATTACCTGAAAAATTTCCTGATAGTATGAGTTCTTTTCTGTAAGGGGGCATTTTTAAGAATCTGCTTCTTTCTGTTCAATACATCTCTGCATGCTTTGGTGTGACCCAATTGTTCTTCCCACTTTAGTAGGCAGAAAAAGCACAATGCAGATTCGATGAGATGGACAAGACATGGATTGTTGGGCTTCTTGCTGTTCAATACATCTGCATCCGTataattacgaaaataaaatatctagatttatttatttattttattttaatttagtgGTGATAGACGACGGTATGATTGTTATGGATGAGAAGAGCTACAATAACGTACTCACCTAACAATCACTCGTCTACCAACCTTTCGGAGCTTCTCTTCTTGGCAACTGCAGGGAATAGAATTCCTTTGACATCAACGACGAGGTGGCCACCATTTCGTCATAGTGGGCGTTTACGAGGGTCTCAAGGGAAGAGGAATTCGACTGATGCAGCTGCGGAAGGGGACAACTTGGGGGCACCGCCACGGAGTCGACGCAGTCAAAGTCGGAGCGAGCGTCGTCCTTGTTGAAGTAATGCTTGTGGAGAAGACACCAACGACGTTGACGAAGGAAGAGCACAGAGGCGCGGGCGAGGAGGATGGCGAAGATGGTGGCCGCTCAACACCTGCATCGCGACCCTTTCTTTGCTCGACAATTACGTCGGCGTCGACACAGATGGCAATCACCACCATGGCATCTACAACGAAGATGATGGCTAACTCACCGTCGTCTGTCATCACTGACGTTCTCCGCCATTaccaaattaaaattatttttttatcgttTGTTTTATATTGTCGTTGGTAAAACCGAATTAAAACGTAGGGATTGGGATAGCATGCGGCGCTTCTGCTCAATTTGTATCAGTAACCACGGCAGGAGTGACGAAAAAGGTGTCACTTTTTCCGGAGGGCGGCCACCTATCGAAGTCATTCGTCGTCTTCTCTCCGACTCCTTCCCTGTTCTCCTCCCGGCCCGAACCTCCGACTTTGCCGCAGCCCTCCACCAATTCGATTCCTTTCCTCCGCTCGGCAGACCTGGTCGGTAGCGGGTTATCATCCACCGGCTGATGGGTCCTCGCCGCCCGCCGCCGCCTGGTGCTGGGCAGGTCAGCCTGGACCACCGGCTTCGTCTGCACGCGGCCCCTGCGCGCGCCGCTACGCATCTCCGGCATCCTTTACCGATTCGACCCCATTCGGAAAGCCCTAGAATTTGCGGATCGATTCGGACGTTGCTCGCAAAAGAGACAGGGAGCAGACGCCCCGACGAGTAGGATCGACGGGTCCGATCTCGTCTTCGATGCGGAGAGACGCAGGGAGGGGGGCTTCAAAGGTTGGTTTGGGTTCTTGTAGCGACGACAGAGAGAATCTTACCCGAATCTATTTGACGGTGTTTAGGATTCTCTCCAATACAACCGAGAATCTTGACCCGATTCGATACGATACAATCCGACCCGTTTGACATGATGTTGCCAAGGGAGGAAAATAAAACAGCGGAGTTGGAGAGCAGTCGCGCGTGGAACGAGGAGGAGAACGATGGTTGTGGTGGATTGGGAAGCGGTGTACATGGTGTGCTCGCTCGAGTTCTGGAGGATGGCCGTGTGCTGGACCCTCTCCCTCCTCTACTCCCACCTCTACCTCCTCCTCGCCCCGCGCCTCTCCGCCCTCTTCCCCTCCCTCCTCGGACCGACGCCACCACGCTTCCCTCGCCGCCGCTTTGCACCCGGCCCTTCCTCCCCGATCCAGAGACCCCTCGGCGTCATCACCGGCGTAAGTGCACCGCCTGCACACCTAACTGGCTTCTCGGAAGGATAACGAAAACTTTCCGTTGTTTGCAGGCGAGTTCCGGCTTGGGCGCGGCCGCCGCAAGAGCCCTGGCAGCGGAAGGCTACCTTGTTATTCTTGGTAAGGACATATTAGAAATCTATTTTCTGAGCCATTTCCGCGAACATCTGATCCACATGTATTTTCTTTCTCGAAGGTACTATTTGACTTATTAGCACTTGGATTTTTGCACAAAATTGATTTGTCATGCTgtgttaaaaatttaataaaccaAGATCTTACTATGACTGCAATTTTAGAGAGATGTGAAAGCACAAGCAAGTGTTCCAGATGGAAAATATGACTCAAGAACTTTGCTAAAGCGTAGAATGAATCAGTTTGTTTCTGCAGAGCTGAACAACCAATGGGGATCCTTGATGAAAGTGGCCTGAGTTCTATGCTTGGTTCACTGAAGGTGGACTGGAACCCAGAAGTGGTGTTCTGAAAGAACTTAAATTTGGCAAAAATAGATAAAGATAGTTCCAAAGTCATTTATAAGGACTGTTTCTACTTGACCAACTATGCTATGTGCTATTAGAGTTGTATTTAGGTGgaactttttttctcttattttaatGTACTTATTTCTTCCTTTAACTTTTAACCATGGATGTTTCATCCATCTTGTAGACTCATGCAATGCTTGACTATTATGTAGCTTGATGAGTTCCATATATTTGTATGAGTTGACTTGGACTTGAGTTTTTGACTGGCATAGATGGTTCTTTCGTAGCACATCCTGTGCCAATCTTGTCTAGGCTAATGATTCTTTTAGGCATATTATGGATAAATTTAACTGATATGTAAACTTTTTTTCATAGTAGATGTCATACCAATCTTGGGTAAACTGATGGTTCTTTTAAGTTTTAACCATAACTGTTCTTTTGTATGTCTGACTGCCAGCTGGGCGTAATCCTCAGACACTAACTAAGGTATGCATGATTGCTGGAGTAATATCGTCCACTTTTCATACCCTGTTTGCAACTTATGTTGGTTCTTCACTGACTGTTTCCCTGCCTCTTTGACAGactattcaagagatcaagaaacATGACCAGAATGCCTGTGTGGAAGCATTTCAGGTTGACATATCATCCATTCATTCAATTATGAAGTTTGAGAGTTCAATAAAACAGTGGCTGGAGGAGTCTAATCTGCATCCCTCAATTCAACTTCTTATAAATAATGCTGGAATTTTGGCAAAA
Protein-coding regions in this window:
- the LOC135673394 gene encoding uncharacterized protein LOC135673394 encodes the protein MKSHRGKSAARKPLRDVSNAANALPSRKKSRAKDGADGALDRLLLLRSDLSSLVSQIDELIAQAMENRTISKKASQDIDSFRSILSDIHFSLKPWFSRLRQSFDTSLTATENKLKSLDTNPVPGAVRDRDAAASRRNEPELNLIVSSSPLVSWRAGTCTVDCGRQLFLLTPLPKGKPSVSKCPGSSKHMAGVFTEKEQSGRHKLPPFSVNVGNACRDLIERVEEKHEPTGLSNAHSFGQMSGALDSGSASPLSLSNQKNRENEITLRLPKSSGMLDPISEPSQQDGVPEDDNDAEVSDSLSMTCQELFGMQAAPVSMSRRKKVDGTLNWFLSPPRTCILLEPSDEKPLPTPANSQLSLATPICKNLDSTHEELPGETTLKRELWTRFEAASSNHLHLDVSVFQDTRRKGFLDMLEEVSGKTSEFRF